One stretch of Tepidibacter hydrothermalis DNA includes these proteins:
- a CDS encoding polysaccharide deacetylase family protein produces MNIAILIGCIIFIYAIIPNFYNKYISSKVIRRINTRDKKIALTFDDGPDARYTNRLLDLLKKYDVKASFFVVAHSTYGNKKIVERIIDEGHTVGIHSLKHKHTWLSAPFETIRDFKESLRIFDELGVKTIFFRPPWGMFNILTQLMVNKLGLKTVLYSMSTKDWKNNISSDDIINKIVNDVKNGDIILLHDSGGAKGAPNKTIKALEYVIPKLIEDGYEFVTVETACQGEDIYEQKA; encoded by the coding sequence ATGAATATTGCGATACTAATAGGATGTATAATTTTTATATACGCTATAATACCTAATTTTTATAATAAATATATATCATCCAAGGTTATAAGAAGAATAAATACTAGAGATAAAAAGATAGCTTTAACTTTTGATGATGGACCAGATGCAAGATATACTAACAGATTGCTAGATTTACTTAAGAAATACGATGTTAAAGCCAGCTTTTTTGTTGTAGCACACAGCACTTATGGAAATAAAAAGATAGTTGAAAGAATTATTGATGAGGGGCATACTGTAGGTATACATTCTTTAAAACATAAGCATACATGGTTAAGTGCACCTTTTGAGACTATCAGAGATTTTAAAGAGAGTTTAAGGATATTTGATGAATTAGGAGTAAAAACTATATTTTTCAGACCTCCTTGGGGAATGTTCAACATATTAACACAACTAATGGTTAATAAATTAGGTTTAAAAACAGTATTGTATTCTATGAGTACTAAAGATTGGAAGAATAACATTTCATCTGATGATATAATTAATAAAATTGTCAATGACGTAAAAAATGGAGATATAATTCTTCTTCATGATAGTGGAGGAGCTAAGGGGGCACCTAATAAAACTATAAAGGCTTTAGAATATGTAATTCCAAAGCTTATAGAAGATGGTTATGAATTTGTGACAGTTGAGACTGCTTGTCAAGGAGAGGATATTTATGAACAAAAAGCTTAA
- a CDS encoding MGDG synthase family glycosyltransferase: MIKDDVLILTANFGSGHVSVANAINEQLKIYDNDLNIKVVDVVEICSPHLTDEVYKAYEILVKNTQDIYNYFYKKKANKQTMMDKIIYKMYLSKMAKYIQETNPKIIISTFPMCSGFVSMYKEKYKSEIPFITCITDIVDNFEWIYPNTDKYMVATQSVKSKLVAKGIDCNTIQVTGIPVRKKFSDKSSIDIKKKYGIKNSEFVILMMGGGLGLLPEDDEIYTYLDNLENVKTVVITGKNKEKFNYLTKKMNLKNTIVKGFTDEIDELMNNADLLITKPGGVSTFEAIHSEIPMLINNPTLAQEIENANFIENSGIGMIARNSDEIKDMVEKFIISDKLKEELKKNIKEIKKQLDTDMLIDYIENIDQKSIV, translated from the coding sequence ATGATTAAAGACGATGTTTTAATATTGACAGCAAATTTTGGTTCGGGTCATGTTAGTGTAGCTAATGCGATAAACGAACAATTAAAAATATATGATAATGATTTAAATATAAAAGTTGTAGATGTGGTTGAAATATGTAGTCCTCATTTGACTGATGAGGTTTATAAGGCATATGAAATCTTAGTGAAAAATACTCAAGATATATACAATTACTTTTACAAAAAAAAGGCTAATAAACAAACTATGATGGACAAAATAATATATAAGATGTATTTATCTAAGATGGCTAAATATATACAAGAGACAAATCCTAAAATTATAATATCTACTTTTCCAATGTGTTCAGGATTTGTATCGATGTATAAGGAAAAGTATAAAAGTGAAATTCCTTTTATAACTTGTATAACGGATATAGTAGATAACTTTGAGTGGATTTATCCAAATACTGATAAATATATGGTTGCAACACAGTCTGTAAAGTCAAAGCTTGTAGCTAAGGGAATAGATTGTAATACTATTCAAGTTACAGGTATACCAGTTAGAAAAAAATTCTCAGATAAGAGTTCAATTGATATAAAAAAGAAATATGGTATAAAAAACTCTGAATTTGTAATACTTATGATGGGTGGAGGCCTAGGTCTTCTACCAGAAGATGATGAAATATATACTTATCTTGATAATTTAGAAAATGTTAAAACTGTAGTTATAACTGGGAAAAATAAAGAAAAATTTAATTATTTGACTAAGAAAATGAATTTGAAAAATACTATAGTTAAAGGGTTTACTGATGAAATAGATGAACTCATGAATAATGCTGACTTACTTATAACAAAACCAGGTGGGGTTAGTACATTCGAGGCTATACATTCTGAGATTCCAATGTTAATTAATAATCCTACTTTGGCTCAAGAAATAGAAAATGCAAATTTCATAGAAAATAGTGGTATAGGGATGATAGCTAGAAACTCTGATGAGATAAAGGATATGGTTGAGAAATTTATAATAAGTGATAAATTGAAAGAAGAATTAAAAAAGAATATCAAAGAGATTAAGAAACAATTAGATACGGACATGTTGATAGATTACATTGAAAATATTGACCAAAAATCTATTGTATAA
- a CDS encoding RNA ligase RtcB family protein, producing the protein MIKIVKSEKSWIESNAVDQLKKISTLKGIIKAVGLPDLHIGKTPVGASYMTKDIIYPHIIGNDIGCGIGLFSTGFKKTKFKIDKSVKKLEKLDMLEYTSDSIKNIDFPFKEKLGTIGSGNHFAEFEEVNKVYDEKALNEIGINKNEIYLLVHSGSRRYGEYILNKYIKEYSCQNGLELGSDAFNEYMNEHNKAVEFAKLNREIIAHKISSCVNSKENKKLLDSVHNSITPKKIQDEIHYIHRKGASPSDIGYVVVAGSRGSNSYIVKPTDNLLDYAFSVSHGAGRKWSRFGCKEKLEKVYSKKYVRQNNMKCNLIYSDKNVIYEEAPEAYKNIERVIQDMVDEKMIEVVASLKPLITYKK; encoded by the coding sequence ATGATAAAAATAGTAAAAAGTGAAAAATCGTGGATAGAAAGTAATGCTGTAGATCAGCTTAAAAAAATATCAACACTTAAAGGAATAATCAAAGCAGTAGGACTTCCGGACTTGCATATTGGAAAGACTCCTGTTGGAGCAAGTTATATGACTAAGGATATTATATATCCTCATATAATAGGAAATGATATAGGTTGTGGAATAGGCCTATTTTCTACTGGATTTAAAAAAACTAAGTTTAAAATAGATAAGTCTGTAAAGAAACTAGAAAAATTAGATATGCTTGAATATACAAGCGATTCTATTAAAAATATTGATTTTCCTTTTAAAGAAAAATTAGGAACAATAGGGTCTGGTAATCATTTTGCTGAGTTTGAAGAAGTTAATAAGGTATACGATGAAAAAGCATTAAATGAAATAGGAATAAATAAGAATGAGATATACTTATTAGTTCACAGTGGTTCAAGACGATATGGAGAGTATATATTGAACAAATATATCAAGGAGTATTCTTGTCAAAATGGATTAGAATTAGGTAGTGATGCCTTTAATGAATACATGAATGAACATAACAAAGCGGTTGAATTTGCAAAATTAAATAGAGAAATAATAGCTCATAAAATTTCAAGTTGTGTAAATTCAAAAGAAAATAAAAAGCTTTTAGATAGTGTTCATAATAGTATAACTCCAAAGAAAATACAGGATGAGATACATTATATTCACAGAAAAGGAGCATCACCGTCTGATATAGGGTATGTAGTAGTAGCTGGATCTAGAGGAAGTAATTCGTATATAGTAAAACCTACAGATAATCTTTTAGATTATGCATTTTCAGTTTCGCATGGTGCAGGAAGAAAGTGGAGCAGATTTGGATGTAAAGAAAAGCTTGAAAAAGTATATTCTAAGAAATATGTAAGACAAAATAATATGAAATGTAATTTAATATATAGTGATAAAAATGTAATATATGAAGAAGCACCTGAGGCTTATAAGAATATAGAAAGAGTAATACAGGATATGGTTGATGAAAAGATGATTGAAGTTGTAGCAAGCTTAAAACCATTGATAACTTATAAAAAATGA
- a CDS encoding YbaK/EbsC family protein, whose product MSLESVRDFLKENDLNFEVFEMQESTATVELAAKAHGVAPELIAKTIAVKLKDRNILIVAKGDAKIDNRKYKDEFNTKCKMLKYDEVLDITGHPVGGVCPFGLKNPLEIYLDISIKDFDYVYPAAGSVNSSIKIKPSELEEITNGIWVDVCK is encoded by the coding sequence ATGTCTTTAGAGAGTGTTAGAGATTTTCTGAAAGAAAATGACTTAAACTTTGAGGTATTTGAAATGCAAGAAAGTACGGCAACAGTAGAATTGGCAGCTAAAGCACATGGAGTAGCCCCTGAACTTATTGCAAAAACTATAGCTGTTAAGTTAAAGGATAGAAATATTCTTATAGTTGCTAAAGGTGATGCAAAGATAGATAATAGAAAATATAAGGATGAATTTAATACAAAATGTAAGATGTTAAAGTATGATGAAGTTCTAGATATAACAGGACATCCAGTCGGTGGAGTATGTCCGTTTGGACTAAAAAATCCTTTAGAGATATATCTAGATATTTCTATTAAAGATTTTGATTATGTGTATCCTGCTGCAGGATCAGTTAATTCATCTATAAAGATCAAACCAAGTGAATTAGAGGAAATAACTAATGGGATATGGGTTGATGTATGTAAATAA
- a CDS encoding cyclase family protein, translated as MIVDITQVTKINRVYRAGSPPLKVEKVKCFEGTKKEYTTTLFSCAVHNMGTHIDVMGKDVVLENERLIASGIKFDVSHITDRPVEIADLDFSEAKQGDFVFFQTNWDQYLNDEEKYNAHPEISMEVMEYLVEKKVNMIGIDTLGLGRGKNHGLIDVFLGKSGIYAIENLTNLNKIPKNNFRVFCLPMKIEGLDALPARIMVEF; from the coding sequence ATGATAGTTGATATTACACAAGTTACAAAGATAAATAGAGTGTATAGAGCGGGTTCACCGCCTTTGAAAGTAGAGAAAGTAAAATGTTTTGAAGGAACTAAAAAGGAGTATACTACAACTTTATTTTCTTGTGCTGTTCATAATATGGGAACTCATATAGATGTTATGGGTAAAGATGTTGTTTTAGAGAATGAGAGATTAATAGCATCGGGAATAAAATTTGATGTTTCTCATATAACTGACAGACCAGTTGAAATTGCTGATTTGGATTTCTCAGAGGCTAAACAAGGAGATTTCGTATTTTTTCAAACCAATTGGGATCAATACTTGAATGATGAAGAAAAGTATAATGCTCATCCTGAAATTTCAATGGAGGTTATGGAGTATCTAGTTGAGAAAAAAGTGAATATGATTGGAATAGATACTTTGGGCTTAGGACGTGGAAAAAATCATGGATTAATAGATGTTTTTCTTGGTAAAAGTGGAATATATGCAATAGAAAACTTAACCAACCTTAATAAAATACCTAAAAATAATTTTAGAGTATTTTGCTTACCTATGAAAATTGAAGGCTTAGATGCACTTCCAGCTAGAATAATGGTCGAATTTTAA
- a CDS encoding RsiV family protein codes for MEKYDNLISEIDKENFDMIASELPEFTNENLNNIKNKFNKKTMNKSSKSKKIIIRTLTTAACICVVFVGLINTNKAFAANLLDVPVIGDIVNLVTIDKMALYDKYREINIEVPSIEGLEDNDVQDEINRILKERAIAVYDKALENSKKIEEDSKNAGFLTFMPEIVDQSYTLIRNSDDILSFKVVTTQIKASGYETADFYNVDLKNSKVLNISDLFDKNYNYIRVINNEIVMKMKEKIEKEDAGYFPEEFKTIDDKTNFYINENGNLVIVFNEYEIAAGYMGMPEFIIDSSIFGNNISDLGYLK; via the coding sequence ATGGAAAAATATGATAACCTTATATCCGAGATTGATAAAGAAAATTTTGATATGATTGCAAGTGAACTTCCAGAGTTCACAAATGAAAATTTAAACAATATAAAAAATAAATTCAATAAAAAAACTATGAACAAATCAAGTAAGTCTAAAAAAATAATTATTAGAACTCTTACAACAGCAGCCTGTATATGTGTAGTTTTTGTAGGTCTGATTAATACAAACAAGGCATTTGCGGCAAATCTACTTGATGTTCCAGTAATAGGTGATATTGTAAACCTTGTAACCATTGATAAAATGGCACTTTATGATAAATATAGGGAGATAAATATAGAGGTTCCATCTATTGAAGGGCTTGAAGATAATGATGTTCAAGACGAAATAAACAGGATTTTAAAAGAACGTGCTATAGCTGTTTATGATAAGGCTCTTGAAAATTCAAAGAAAATAGAGGAAGATTCAAAGAATGCAGGATTTTTAACATTCATGCCTGAGATAGTAGATCAAAGTTATACATTAATTAGAAATAGTGATGATATATTGTCTTTTAAGGTTGTTACAACTCAAATAAAAGCAAGTGGTTATGAAACAGCTGACTTTTATAATGTTGACCTGAAAAACAGCAAAGTGCTTAATATAAGTGATTTATTTGATAAGAATTATAATTATATAAGAGTTATAAATAATGAAATAGTAATGAAAATGAAAGAAAAAATAGAAAAAGAAGATGCTGGGTATTTTCCAGAAGAATTCAAAACTATAGATGATAAGACGAATTTTTATATCAATGAAAATGGCAACCTTGTAATAGTTTTTAATGAATATGAGATAGCTGCAGGTTATATGGGAATGCCTGAATTTATAATTGATAGTTCTATTTTTGGAAATAACATTTCTGACTTAGGGTATTTGAAATAG
- a CDS encoding sigma-70 family RNA polymerase sigma factor, giving the protein MIDENLQEDIHNRNPKTYDFLINEYSKLLWVIASGVLKNVGSREDIEDCVAESFTYLWEHPEKYDHKRGSIKSYLCLITKSRAIDKVRKINKRATLPYDEDLKAETDDIEEALLNKQIINDIYNFAKNLKQIDSEIFLLRYFYQLKPREIADKLNITAKEVSNRLYYSRKSLLTKIKL; this is encoded by the coding sequence ATGATAGATGAAAACTTGCAAGAAGATATACATAATCGCAATCCTAAAACTTATGATTTTCTAATTAATGAATATAGTAAGTTGCTTTGGGTCATTGCTTCAGGTGTACTTAAAAATGTTGGAAGTAGAGAAGATATTGAGGATTGTGTAGCAGAAAGTTTTACATATTTATGGGAGCATCCTGAAAAATACGATCATAAGAGAGGTAGTATTAAATCATACTTATGTCTTATTACAAAAAGTAGAGCAATAGATAAAGTAAGAAAAATAAACAAAAGGGCAACTCTTCCATATGATGAAGATTTAAAGGCAGAAACGGACGATATTGAAGAAGCATTATTAAACAAACAAATTATTAATGATATTTATAATTTTGCAAAGAATCTCAAACAAATAGATAGTGAAATTTTTTTACTTAGATATTTTTATCAGTTAAAACCTAGAGAAATCGCTGATAAATTAAATATTACAGCGAAAGAAGTGAGTAATAGGCTTTACTATAGCAGAAAGTCTTTGCTTACAAAAATCAAATTATAA
- a CDS encoding reverse transcriptase-like protein, whose product MIKAYLVGITTYYEGEDIEIKINIFKDEESLLKQSYFKQYRKPAVVEHVALLDTLKRLEQYKGEKITIVINNPSLYEQIRGTSTLKNEEALKMTKEINKQLKEFENSITIKDVSNDKDGLKQWKEVLGS is encoded by the coding sequence ATGATTAAAGCTTATTTAGTAGGAATTACAACATATTATGAAGGAGAGGATATTGAAATTAAGATCAATATCTTTAAAGATGAGGAATCTTTACTTAAACAATCATATTTCAAACAATATAGAAAGCCAGCAGTTGTAGAGCACGTAGCTCTATTAGATACTCTAAAGAGATTAGAACAATATAAAGGGGAGAAAATAACAATTGTTATTAATAATCCATCTTTATATGAGCAAATTAGAGGAACTTCAACATTAAAAAATGAGGAAGCATTAAAAATGACAAAAGAAATTAATAAACAACTAAAAGAATTTGAAAACTCTATTACTATTAAAGATGTTAGTAATGATAAAGATGGATTAAAACAGTGGAAAGAGGTACTAGGAAGTTAA
- a CDS encoding L,D-transpeptidase produces MYFNRVSNYKIVINTNNRTLTLFKDNKWFKSYPIAIGKPSTPTPKGIFTIINKAYKPGGSFGERWLGLSKPHYGIHGTNNPSSIGKAISNGCIRMYNKDIIELYNTVPIRTVVTII; encoded by the coding sequence ATGTATTTCAATAGAGTTTCAAATTATAAAATTGTTATAAATACTAATAACCGTACACTTACTTTATTTAAAGACAATAAGTGGTTTAAATCATACCCTATTGCTATAGGTAAACCTTCCACACCGACTCCAAAAGGTATATTTACAATAATAAATAAAGCATATAAACCAGGAGGTTCTTTTGGGGAAAGATGGCTAGGACTTAGCAAACCTCATTACGGCATACACGGTACAAACAATCCGTCATCAATAGGAAAGGCAATTTCAAATGGATGTATACGAATGTATAATAAAGATATTATAGAACTCTATAATACAGTCCCAATAAGAACAGTTGTTACTATAATTTAA
- a CDS encoding DMT family transporter encodes MNKNKILGLIAIIIVVTIYGVSYISRDVIDNYMHATVIVGFQLTIMAILFTVYNLFKKMDFKIEKSDIFIICLSGLFGTTFFHVLTVLSITAIGPTVSSLLFGFAAVFSLLIDTIFFKRPKTKLSILSVIVSLIGVYILMGIDFKDLASTNFKGYALTLLSIISWVVYCFLSDKVSDKYEKTVMLNYQAVVGAVTTLPFLLVYPVTMHNLMMGKVIINLIILGVFNSTLAYFLNIYAIKNIGVTLSNLFMNFLPVVTIILSLLLYGTIPSMNQVVGGIIIIGSVLLLNKDQNNIERVEELNN; translated from the coding sequence ATGAATAAAAACAAAATTCTTGGTTTAATCGCTATAATAATAGTTGTAACAATATATGGAGTTTCATATATTTCTAGAGATGTCATTGATAATTATATGCATGCAACAGTAATAGTGGGATTTCAGCTTACTATTATGGCTATTCTTTTTACCGTATATAATCTTTTTAAAAAGATGGATTTTAAAATAGAAAAATCAGATATATTTATAATATGCTTGTCAGGATTATTTGGAACAACATTTTTTCATGTATTAACAGTTTTAAGTATAACTGCTATTGGACCTACTGTATCATCTTTGTTATTTGGATTTGCAGCAGTATTTTCTCTTTTGATAGATACAATATTTTTTAAAAGACCAAAAACGAAATTGAGTATTCTTAGTGTTATTGTTTCATTAATAGGAGTATATATTCTTATGGGAATAGACTTTAAGGACTTAGCTTCAACTAACTTCAAAGGATATGCACTAACTCTTCTTAGCATAATATCATGGGTAGTTTATTGTTTCTTGTCTGATAAAGTCTCAGATAAGTATGAGAAAACAGTTATGTTAAATTATCAAGCAGTAGTAGGTGCTGTAACAACATTACCGTTTTTACTTGTTTATCCAGTAACTATGCATAACTTAATGATGGGAAAAGTTATAATAAATCTGATTATTTTAGGTGTATTTAATTCTACTTTAGCTTATTTCTTAAATATATATGCAATAAAGAATATAGGAGTAACTTTATCCAATCTATTCATGAATTTCTTGCCAGTAGTTACTATAATATTATCATTACTATTGTATGGAACAATACCATCAATGAATCAAGTTGTAGGAGGTATTATAATAATAGGTTCAGTATTGTTGTTAAATAAGGACCAAAACAATATAGAAAGAGTAGAAGAGTTAAATAACTAG
- a CDS encoding trimethylamine methyltransferase family protein — MKPVLRFLSDEDLKNVHSMALDMLENMGMQLCSEEAREILKKEGAKVEGEIVKISRELIDRALETVPKRDEFVLYGRTPENDVKISEAPPTLAAMTMATAVIDPDTRERRPATNEDLAKLTKILETLDNVTIASGLVTPQDVPLQASDWYTWATTIKNTTKHITGGVVGKEGVRDAVRMASLAVGSEEEFLKRPFISVWVLTMPPMKVDENTLNVLMEASKYKIPSVISSGGILGISSPITIESAIIHTHAETLACIALSQMVNPGAPVIYSSYVRSMDMKTLSVAMSSPESAIMKSCMAELGLYLDLPTKMPCNLRDSKVLDAQTGFETGMVGTIGALTTDFLVAMQLDMDLVVDYADLPYSNECMSQLQRLVRELDFNDKRIALDNIEKTGHGGSFLDSKHTVRYFRKELWRGELTERGNYGSWKEDGEKDIAQKSLEKVRKIIDETKDVELLDKEIQAKIDAIAESAIEKSKNIVR, encoded by the coding sequence ATGAAACCAGTATTAAGATTTCTTTCTGATGAAGATTTAAAAAATGTTCATAGTATGGCTTTAGATATGTTAGAAAACATGGGTATGCAACTATGCTCAGAAGAAGCACGTGAAATATTAAAAAAAGAAGGGGCTAAAGTCGAAGGCGAGATTGTCAAAATATCTAGAGAATTAATAGATAGAGCACTTGAAACTGTTCCAAAGAGAGATGAATTTGTACTTTATGGAAGAACACCAGAAAATGACGTAAAAATAAGTGAAGCACCTCCAACACTGGCGGCTATGACTATGGCAACAGCAGTTATTGATCCAGATACAAGAGAAAGACGTCCTGCTACTAATGAAGATTTAGCTAAACTTACTAAAATACTAGAAACTTTGGATAATGTAACAATTGCAAGTGGACTTGTTACACCTCAAGATGTACCACTTCAAGCATCTGATTGGTATACTTGGGCAACAACAATAAAGAATACTACAAAACATATAACTGGTGGAGTGGTTGGAAAAGAAGGAGTTAGAGATGCAGTGAGAATGGCATCACTAGCGGTAGGTAGTGAAGAAGAATTTTTAAAAAGACCTTTTATATCTGTTTGGGTATTAACTATGCCACCTATGAAAGTAGATGAAAATACTTTAAATGTACTTATGGAAGCTAGTAAATATAAAATACCTTCAGTGATAAGTTCGGGAGGTATACTTGGAATATCTTCACCTATAACTATAGAAAGTGCAATAATCCATACTCATGCTGAAACACTTGCTTGTATAGCATTATCTCAAATGGTAAATCCGGGAGCACCTGTAATATATTCAAGTTATGTACGTAGCATGGATATGAAAACACTAAGTGTTGCAATGTCTAGTCCAGAATCAGCTATAATGAAAAGCTGTATGGCCGAATTAGGACTTTATTTAGATCTACCAACAAAGATGCCATGTAACTTACGTGACTCAAAAGTTTTAGATGCACAGACTGGATTTGAAACAGGTATGGTTGGAACTATTGGAGCATTAACAACAGATTTCCTTGTAGCAATGCAATTAGATATGGACTTAGTAGTAGATTATGCAGATTTACCATATTCTAATGAATGTATGTCTCAACTACAAAGATTAGTAAGGGAATTAGATTTTAATGATAAAAGAATAGCTTTAGACAATATTGAAAAGACTGGACATGGTGGAAGTTTCCTTGATTCAAAACATACAGTTCGTTACTTTAGAAAAGAGCTATGGAGAGGTGAATTAACAGAACGAGGAAATTATGGTTCTTGGAAAGAGGATGGAGAAAAAGACATAGCACAAAAATCTTTAGAAAAAGTGCGAAAAATTATTGATGAAACAAAAGATGTAGAACTTTTAGACAAGGAAATACAAGCCAAAATAGATGCTATAGCTGAATCGGCTATAGAAAAATCAAAGAATATAGTAAGATAG
- a CDS encoding corrinoid protein — protein MYYKKISECIINGDTETVIELTKEALAKKYPPDYILEKGLISGMNEIAEKFREDTVLVPEVLLSTRAMNASIYILQPYFKKSKRNNKMKIIMGTVAGDLHDIGKNIVKSILIADGAIVIDLGINVSTKKFIDTVYKEKPNILIMSALLTTTLPAMKEVIEELKNKELRESVKVIVGGTPVTETFARRIGADYYFEDVFTLRSFLEKNSHKFISK, from the coding sequence GTGTACTATAAAAAAATAAGCGAATGCATAATAAATGGAGACACTGAAACTGTAATAGAATTAACAAAAGAGGCTTTAGCAAAGAAATATCCACCTGATTATATATTAGAAAAAGGCTTAATTTCAGGAATGAATGAAATTGCTGAAAAATTTCGTGAAGATACGGTATTAGTTCCGGAGGTACTTCTTTCAACTAGAGCTATGAATGCTTCAATCTATATATTACAGCCATATTTTAAAAAGTCTAAAAGGAATAATAAGATGAAAATTATAATGGGAACAGTTGCGGGAGATCTTCATGATATTGGGAAAAATATTGTAAAAAGTATACTTATAGCTGATGGAGCAATTGTAATTGATTTGGGAATAAATGTATCTACAAAAAAATTTATAGATACAGTATATAAGGAAAAACCTAATATTCTAATTATGTCAGCTCTGCTAACTACAACTTTACCAGCTATGAAAGAAGTTATAGAAGAATTAAAAAATAAAGAGTTAAGAGAAAGTGTGAAAGTGATTGTTGGAGGAACACCTGTAACAGAAACTTTTGCTAGAAGAATAGGAGCTGATTATTATTTTGAAGATGTATTTACACTGAGAAGTTTTTTAGAAAAAAACTCACATAAATTTATATCTAAATAA
- a CDS encoding PocR ligand-binding domain-containing protein — MNKKIEDTDIDKNYLLDVMASFSKATGLYIEAVNNNGESYFKPNNLERSEFCKFIRSQGKCNEKCKESYRVASLEAGKWEEPYFFRCHAGIVIWAVPIIVRGVSVGSIVCGQVLMWEPDEFFYQELKEFNSDIKEFNTLKEKAMKLEVVSADRIQAVADTLFVVVNYLVKRNICILENKDASRLFMQKIRQELEDRKKSHFHKKDDYNSYLKKERKLLSYIRLGDKVNIKNTILNLLGDLYVKARGDKNIIRLRTIELASLISRAAVDGGLDGEIAMTMMEDFNKEICKVDNIECFFYEIYDIARDFLDKIFVLGDKKHISLLKKARNFIIENYSKPIKIEDVAQYLFISKSHLSRLFRKELDCTVNDYITRVRVEKAVELMKKRELSIKDISNRVGFKSQSYFTKVFKKHIDVNPVVYRNKLF, encoded by the coding sequence ATGAATAAAAAAATAGAAGATACAGATATAGATAAAAACTATTTATTAGATGTTATGGCTAGTTTTTCTAAAGCTACAGGATTATATATTGAGGCTGTAAATAATAACGGAGAAAGCTATTTTAAACCAAATAATTTAGAGCGAAGTGAGTTTTGTAAGTTTATTCGAAGCCAAGGTAAATGTAATGAAAAATGTAAAGAATCGTATAGAGTAGCAAGTCTTGAGGCTGGAAAATGGGAAGAACCATACTTTTTTAGATGTCATGCTGGAATAGTAATTTGGGCTGTACCTATTATAGTTAGAGGAGTTAGTGTAGGAAGCATTGTATGTGGTCAAGTCTTGATGTGGGAACCTGATGAATTTTTTTATCAAGAACTAAAAGAATTTAATTCAGATATTAAGGAATTTAATACATTAAAAGAAAAAGCTATGAAACTTGAAGTTGTATCTGCGGATCGAATTCAGGCAGTAGCAGATACATTGTTTGTAGTAGTTAACTATTTGGTTAAAAGAAATATTTGTATTTTAGAAAATAAAGATGCTTCACGTTTATTTATGCAAAAGATTAGACAGGAATTAGAGGATAGAAAAAAATCTCATTTTCATAAAAAAGATGATTACAATAGTTATTTAAAAAAAGAAAGAAAATTATTAAGCTATATTCGTTTGGGAGACAAAGTAAATATAAAAAATACTATATTAAATCTTTTAGGAGATCTTTATGTTAAGGCAAGAGGAGATAAAAATATAATAAGGTTGCGCACTATAGAATTGGCATCTTTGATTTCAAGGGCTGCAGTGGATGGAGGACTAGATGGAGAAATTGCAATGACTATGATGGAAGATTTTAATAAAGAAATTTGTAAAGTTGATAATATAGAATGCTTTTTTTATGAAATATATGATATAGCCAGAGATTTTCTAGATAAAATCTTTGTTTTGGGAGATAAAAAGCACATTAGTTTGTTGAAGAAAGCACGAAATTTTATTATTGAGAATTATTCAAAACCAATAAAAATAGAAGATGTAGCACAATATCTTTTTATAAGTAAATCTCACTTAAGCAGATTATTCCGTAAAGAACTAGATTGTACAGTAAATGACTATATTACAAGAGTTAGAGTTGAAAAAGCAGTTGAGTTAATGAAAAAGAGAGAATTAAGTATAAAGGATATTTCAAATAGAGTAGGTTTTAAAAGTCAAAGTTATTTTACAAAGGTATTTAAAAAACATATTGATGTTAATCCAGTAGTATATAGAAATAAATTATTCTAA